From the Cloacibacillus sp. genome, one window contains:
- a CDS encoding AbgT family transporter, giving the protein MSDILAENKRTSGFFGMVERIGNKIPHTLTLFIYLTICLIILSILYAVAGIRVIHPVSGETIAPINLFSKDGLMLFLTAFTSSFQKFPILGITITVGLGMGLCDASGTFSAIIKLLFKRVNNSWLAFSVTFVGVFMCSLDGSVSMIIVPALAAAIYKAAGKNPLIGLFCGYAAACSGAALEFVPAFWQVCLTPMTVKAAQLYDPNFTMPLMSDYYAVLFSSSVLVLVTTFVTIKFVAPRFAVYNEADAEEGFVSAEAELTDTERCAAKKAIMGVAVYFALIFVACIPASSFFRAPSGSLVIDAPFMWSMENLLVFFFFIPGYIYAKNTGQAKTIGEMAELTAKGAYFILPVLIIFVAIALFLAFFQLSNLGPIISIQIADTLKSLAVPPQVTVATIFIFVALVGVFITSGSSKYIIFAPIFIPLLMQFNIHPAFGQYIMRMADVCGNNISPLMAFFPVVVVMAQKYDRKVGVGTMFSAMLPYTISYVVILLTIVLLWMTLDLPLGLAGGRVWL; this is encoded by the coding sequence GGTATAAGAGTAATACACCCTGTCTCAGGTGAGACCATTGCTCCCATTAACCTGTTCAGTAAAGATGGATTAATGCTTTTTTTGACGGCGTTCACGTCCAGCTTTCAAAAGTTTCCAATACTTGGAATAACGATCACTGTTGGCCTGGGGATGGGATTGTGTGACGCAAGCGGTACCTTCTCGGCCATTATCAAACTACTCTTTAAACGAGTTAATAACTCGTGGCTCGCCTTTTCTGTCACATTTGTCGGAGTGTTTATGTGCAGTCTAGACGGCAGCGTTTCTATGATCATCGTCCCAGCGCTTGCAGCCGCGATATACAAGGCAGCTGGCAAGAATCCACTCATAGGTCTTTTCTGTGGCTACGCTGCCGCATGTTCCGGCGCGGCGCTAGAGTTTGTTCCTGCTTTTTGGCAGGTCTGCCTTACTCCGATGACGGTCAAAGCTGCCCAACTATATGACCCCAACTTTACAATGCCTCTTATGAGCGATTACTACGCTGTGCTTTTTAGCTCCTCTGTATTGGTTTTGGTCACAACATTTGTAACTATAAAATTTGTAGCTCCACGATTTGCAGTCTACAATGAGGCGGACGCGGAGGAGGGGTTCGTTAGCGCAGAGGCAGAACTGACAGATACGGAGCGTTGCGCGGCAAAAAAAGCTATCATGGGTGTCGCCGTGTATTTTGCACTTATCTTTGTAGCCTGCATCCCCGCAAGTAGCTTTTTTAGGGCGCCAAGCGGCTCTCTTGTTATAGATGCGCCGTTTATGTGGTCTATGGAAAACTTGCTTGTATTCTTCTTCTTTATTCCTGGTTATATCTATGCGAAAAATACGGGGCAAGCAAAGACCATCGGAGAAATGGCGGAGTTAACCGCTAAAGGGGCATACTTTATTTTGCCTGTTTTGATCATATTTGTAGCCATAGCCCTCTTCTTGGCGTTCTTCCAACTGTCCAATCTGGGGCCGATTATCTCGATACAAATTGCGGACACACTGAAGAGCCTCGCTGTTCCTCCTCAGGTGACTGTTGCGACCATTTTCATATTTGTTGCTCTCGTTGGAGTTTTCATCACAAGCGGAAGCTCAAAATACATTATATTTGCTCCGATTTTCATTCCGCTCCTAATGCAGTTTAACATCCATCCTGCGTTTGGTCAGTATATTATGAGAATGGCAGATGTGTGTGGGAATAATATTTCGCCGCTTATGGCCTTCTTCCCTGTTGTTGTTGTAATGGCACAGAAATATGATAGAAAAGTCGGAGTGGGAACAATGTTCTCCGCGATGCTTCCCTATACTATCTCCTATGTAGTAATTCTTCTGACTATTGTTTTATTGTGGATGACATTGGATTTGCCGCTTGGGCTTGCTGGTGGACGAGTATGGCTGTGA